TCTGGCTGGGAGACGGTCCGATAGTGCAAGCTTTTGTGGTCTCCGCCGGCGTCGAAGAGGCGTTAAAGTGGTTTGTTCTATTTTATCTTATATATCACCATACCGAGTTTGATGAGCCTTATGACGGTATTCTTTATGCAACGGCCATTTCGCTTGGCTTTGCAACCGTCGAGAATGTAATCTACGCCTTTGCCAGCCATGCGACAATGGGAACGATGATGGTCCGAGCTTTGCTTCCGGTATCGGGACATGCCATGTTTGGCGTTATGATGGGATATTACTTGGGACGTGCGAAGTTCTCGACCGGGTGGAGCAACCGCAAGTATTTACTCTTTTCGCTTCTGCTGCCTCTATTCTGGCACGGGGTCTATGATTGGATACTGGATAACTTATCGCAATATTGGATATGGTATATCGTTCCATTGATGGCTTTCTTCTGGTATGGAGGCCTGGGCAAAATCTATCGAGCTACAAAACGTTCTCCCTTCCGTCTTACTGAGGCGGGGGGCCAAGATTAATATGACTGCAAATAGGGCATCCTAAATCCAGGTATTACGGGCAAATGATCCGTTTAACAGGAAGGGGTGCCTTTTTGCTATGCGCATCAAAATTAGTATAACCTGCAAAGCATGTGGTGAGCGTTTCATTTTGCGGGGGAGGAAAGATAAGGATAAAGACCAGATCGAAACAGGCTTTAAGCAGTGTCTCTGCGATAACCGTGATGAATTTTTGATTGAGGAAGCACTATAGTTCGGTGGGGATATCCTAATTTTCCAGACAGTATGAATAAAGCTTCTTTTTTCAACTCAAAATAAGCACAGCTTAGATGAAGAAAGGAGCTTTAGCCAATGTATAAACGTTTGAGTGCGATTTTATTTCCTATTGCCACTCTTTTATTGATCGGCGCATTGGTATGGGGGTATCAGGAGAATCAGGAGAAAAACTCGATCTTGATCAAAGCCGAGAACCAATATCAGCGCGCTTTCCATGACTTGTCGTATCATGTCGATCGGCTTCATAGTCAGCTTGGCAACACGCTGGCGGTTCATTCGGCATCGACTGGTTCCCAACGTAAGGGTCTGGTCAATGTCTGGAGAATTACAAGCGAGGCGCAAAATGAGATCAACCAGCTTCCGCTTACGATGCTTCCTTTCAGCAAGACCGAGGAATTCCTATCACGGATTTCTAACTTCTCTTATCAGACAGCGGTTCGCGATATGACCAAGCAGCCGTTAACGGATAATGAGGTTAAAAATTTGAAGGAGCTCTACAATAGCTCGGCGCAAATCTCCAAGGATCTTCAAGATGTTCAGGACAAGGTTATCTCCAATCGTCTGCGTTGGATGGACGTGGAGACTGCCTTGGCGACGAATAAAGAAGCGAAGGATAACACGATTATCGACGGCTTCAAGACGGTGGATAAGAAAGTAGGAGAATATCCTGAGCTTGACTGGGGCCCATCCGTCTCCAGTATGTACACAAAACGGTCGGTGAAGAAGCTTGGTGGGACTCCGATTACAACAGAGAATATCAAGCATAAAGCAGCTCAATTTATCGGGCATCACAACGGTAACATCAAGGTTGTAGAGAATGGACGCGGTACAGAGTGGGCTTCCTACACAGCCAAGTCCAATGGTAAGAAGGATGAGACTTATACGCTGGATTATACCCGTAACGGCGGGCATCTGATATCCTATTCCTGCGAACGGACAATTGGTCCGAGATCACTAGGCTATAAAGAAGCAAGAGCTGAGTCGGAGAAGTTTCTGAAGGAGAAAGGGTACCCTAACATGACTGCGGTATCCTATGATCAATATGACAATATCGGCAGCCTAACCTTTGTTAATAAACAAGGAGATGTCTTGATCTATCCCGAGAAAGTTACTGTGCGTGTAGGTCTGGACAATGGCCAAGTGACTGGCCTTCAGGCAAGTGATTATGTCTATGAGCGTGAAGTTAATCAGAAGATTCCTAAGCCGAAACTGACGGTTGAACAGGCACGGAAGTATTTGAATTCTGACTTCAAGGAGAAATACAACCGACTTTCACTCATTAAGAATGAGTTGTCTGACAAAGTGCTGACCTATGAGTTTGGTGGTTCAATCAACGGTAAGGATTATCGCATTTATATTAATGCGGAGAACGGGACCGAAGAGAATATCGAAGAGATAAGAAGCAATAAACCAACGAATAAGACGGAGAATCACCAAAACCAACAAAAGCAAAAGCATAAGAAGCAAGCTTAACATCTACAAAACCCAATAGGAGCTGGATCAGGGAGCCTTTTTAAAGGCCTGATCCGGCTCTTTTTACTTTAATGGAATGTTTTGAAATTCTGTATCTCCTGTATGGGTTAAGCGTGATATAATTTAATGTGTATGTTGACCTAGGAGGTGAAAGCTTGTACCCGAAAGTAAATGATCTTGTCTACATCCATGTCGCTTCGGTTGACAAGAAGGTGCAAGAGAAAGAGTATAAATCGCGAATTGCCGATGATGAAGAAAATTCATTTTTGATTGAAGTACCGATCGAGAGCGGAACAGGAAGACTCAAGCGGCTTGTTATTGGGGACGAGCTTTCTGTATATTTTCTGTCTGAGGGCGGGATTAAGAATTTTTTTAATACATACGTAACCGGCTTTGCAGATGATAAGGTACAGATGATACGAATTCGCAAACCGGAGCCAGAGACGATTACCAAGATTCAACGGAGGGATTTCCTCCGGGTGGTGGCTGATCTGGAGATTGCGGTAAGAATGAAGGACAACACCCGGTTTATCACTTATACCGAGGATGTCGGCGGTGGTGGCGTCTCTTTCAAATGCGAAAGTAAATACAAGATTTCCCAAGATGATCAGTTGTATTGTTGGCTGTTGATCCCATACAAGAATGGTTCCATTGATCATGTACCTTTTGAAGCTGAGGTGGTTCGCATTAAGAAGCTGGAGACTGATCGAGTGATCGCTATGCTGAAGCTGGTCAGTATTTCTGATATGGAGCGTCAGAAGATTATTCGCTACTGCTTTGAACGGCAATTTGACTTCAAGAATCGTTGATCATGAGTGATTCCCCTATCTCAAATTAGGAAATACCTAAAAGTGAGTGTTCAAAAAGTTCGTAAACATAGGCCCGGCGTAATTCAAGATTCGATGTGAATAGGCTCTCGGTGTTACTTCGGGATCAAAAGCGGACTTTTTGAACTACCTCTAATAAGGATAGGGGGCGGTTAGGGTGAATGACAAAGACGAACACGAATATACGGAGCTATTTTTGCAAGTTTGCAGGCCCTTTGAGCGGTGGATGAGAAGGCTCGTCCTATTGCTGGTGATCAGTCTATGTCTGCTGCAAATGGCGCTTCGAATACCTGAAATCAGACACTTACTTTCATCCGCAGATAAGTTTGAGGGAGTTCCGATTCAGCGGGAAAATAGGCGGTAATATTACTCTTTTCGCGCTATTCTCTTTTGCATCCCTTAGTTATGTGTGGTATAATTTTCACGTCGCAGGCAAAGCCTGCTTTTTTCTTGAGACCCGTTTTTGAGGAGGAATACCCCATTGGCAAGTGCAGCGTCTAAGGCTAACGGCAGAATTAACATCGCGATCGACGGGCCGGCCGGGGCAGGTAAGAGTACTATCGCCCGTAAGGTAGCAGGTAAGTTATCCTATGTTTATGTAGATACCGGTGCGATGTACCGGGCTGCCACCTGGTCTATGCTCCAGCAAGGTATATCTTCGGAAGATGTGGATCAAGTGTTGCAAGCGGTAAACAAT
The window above is part of the Paenibacillus lutimineralis genome. Proteins encoded here:
- the ypeB gene encoding germination protein YpeB, whose amino-acid sequence is MYKRLSAILFPIATLLLIGALVWGYQENQEKNSILIKAENQYQRAFHDLSYHVDRLHSQLGNTLAVHSASTGSQRKGLVNVWRITSEAQNEINQLPLTMLPFSKTEEFLSRISNFSYQTAVRDMTKQPLTDNEVKNLKELYNSSAQISKDLQDVQDKVISNRLRWMDVETALATNKEAKDNTIIDGFKTVDKKVGEYPELDWGPSVSSMYTKRSVKKLGGTPITTENIKHKAAQFIGHHNGNIKVVENGRGTEWASYTAKSNGKKDETYTLDYTRNGGHLISYSCERTIGPRSLGYKEARAESEKFLKEKGYPNMTAVSYDQYDNIGSLTFVNKQGDVLIYPEKVTVRVGLDNGQVTGLQASDYVYEREVNQKIPKPKLTVEQARKYLNSDFKEKYNRLSLIKNELSDKVLTYEFGGSINGKDYRIYINAENGTEENIEEIRSNKPTNKTENHQNQQKQKHKKQA
- the prsW gene encoding glutamic-type intramembrane protease PrsW → MLIFSILTAAVAPGIALLTYFYLRDKYDAEPLQMVLKVFLIGFLVILPVMILQRGLTIWLGDGPIVQAFVVSAGVEEALKWFVLFYLIYHHTEFDEPYDGILYATAISLGFATVENVIYAFASHATMGTMMVRALLPVSGHAMFGVMMGYYLGRAKFSTGWSNRKYLLFSLLLPLFWHGVYDWILDNLSQYWIWYIVPLMAFFWYGGLGKIYRATKRSPFRLTEAGGQD
- a CDS encoding flagellar brake protein, translating into MYPKVNDLVYIHVASVDKKVQEKEYKSRIADDEENSFLIEVPIESGTGRLKRLVIGDELSVYFLSEGGIKNFFNTYVTGFADDKVQMIRIRKPEPETITKIQRRDFLRVVADLEIAVRMKDNTRFITYTEDVGGGGVSFKCESKYKISQDDQLYCWLLIPYKNGSIDHVPFEAEVVRIKKLETDRVIAMLKLVSISDMERQKIIRYCFERQFDFKNR